From Pan troglodytes isolate AG18354 chromosome 1, NHGRI_mPanTro3-v2.0_pri, whole genome shotgun sequence:
GGAGGTAAGATGATCCCACGGGTCTCTGGGGGGCTTAAGAAACAGATGGTCCCCGCATATGAGGTTTGCTGTTGGTAACTTGATCAGGAGCTGGGGAGGGAACTGGCAGGACCAAGGCAGCTTGGGCCCAGGAACTGGGAACCTTGTGAATGTTATCAGACACAGCCCCAACCCTGCCCCGCTGCAGCCTCCAAATTAGGCCCTCACCCAAGTCAATCTCTCAGCACCTTCCAGCTGGCAGCCGGGACTCAGGCCTTAGACACCCACAAAGGGGCTGGGAGAATTGGCCCCCAGCATCCCACTCTGGCTTGGCCGGGGCAGCAGAGCCAACTGGGCTAAGAAGGCAGGAAGAGTGTTGAAGCCAAGTCTGAGAACAGCTGAGAGAGGACAGGTgtttgggagggagaggcaggctgAGAAGCGCTGGGTTTTCAGCAAACAGGAGTTTCCTGGCCTCTTTGTCTCCCTCCTGACCAGTCAGATATGAACAGCAATTGCAGGAAACCCCAGGCCTACCCTTTCTCTTGGGGAATCTGAGCTCTTCCTTTTCTACTAATGCCCTTTTCAGCCCTTCTTCACTGTCCTGTAGAGGACAGAGTAGCCTTAAAGTCCAGCTCTGGGTGCaggcagcacacacctgtggtcccagctactcaggaggctaaggccagaggactacttgaggccaggagttagaggctgccgTCCACTATGATTGTGTCTGAGAATAgtcaccactgtgctccagcccagcaaacagcaagaccctgtttgaaaaaaaaaaaaaaaaaaaaaaagcctagctCCACTGCCCACTGCCCAGCCATCTCGAGTCTCGAGGTAGTACAGGAGGTTTGGGcattccttatctgaaatgcttagggccagaagtgttttggattttggattttcgaatatttgtatatatacaataaGATATCTtagggatgggacccaagtctaaacatgaaatttatgtttcatatacatcttATACATACAACccaaagataattttatacaatattttaaataattttgtgcataaaaGAGTTTTGACTGTGTTTTGGCTTCCGcttgtcacatgaggtcagggtAGAATTTTCCACTTTTGGTCACGTTGTGGCTCAAAAagctttggattttggagcattttggctttcagatttttggagtagggatgctcaacctgtatttgGTAGTTAGGACTATGGCATCTGGAGTGGGACAGTACCGTGTTTGAGTCCCAGCTCTATGACCTGTGTGACGTTACGTAAGTTACTTCACCCCTTCCAGCTTACTCAtttgttaaaatgagaaaatagcaACCTCATACGGTCTAtataaagatgaaatgagatgaagcaCATAGAGTCCTTAGCACAATTCCTGTTACAAAGCAGATTCTCATATTGTTTTTTccaccatcatcactgtcatcatttcagggaggcccagggaggaagAGCGCTCAGACTCAAAAAAGGATGAGGATGGGCACTACAGCTTTGTGCACTTCAAGCTGATCTCAGCCCCACCTCTTACTATCttatcttgggcaaattacctgTGAAATGGGAACAGTAATAGTCACTACCTCATAGGGTAGTTGGGGAGATgaaatgtctgtgtgtgtgtgtgtgtgtgtgtgtgtgtgtgtgtatggggtggggggagcctTCTCAGGACAGTGCCTGCCTTAGCTAGTTAGCTaccattattatttcctttaccCAGCACTGATCTGCACTGCACTAGGCTATAGAGAGATGGGGCTGGTGGCAGGCTGGATGACCCTGGAAGTGTATGTTTGGGTGGGGGACCTAAGTTCAGGGCTGGGAGAGGCACTGCTGCCCACTGTGGCTCATAGGCCCcatgctttctctctcccctgcAGATGTCCATGAAGGAGGTGGGTGATGGCTTACAGGATCAGATGAACTGCATGATGGGTGCACTGCAAGAACTGAAGCTCCTCCAGGTGCAGACAGCACTGGAACAGCTGGAGATCTCTGGAGGGGGTCCTGTGCCAGGCAGCCCTGAAGGTCCCAGGACCCAGTGCGAGCACCCTTGTTGGGAGGGTGGCAGAGGTCCTGCCAGGCCCACAGTCTGTTCCCCCTCCAGTCAACCTTCCCTTGGCAGCAGCACCAAGTTTCCATCCCATAGGAGTGTCTGTggaagggatttagcccccttgCCCAGGACACAGCCACATCAAAGCTGTGCTCAGCAGGGGCCAGAGCGAGTGGAACCGGATGACTGGACCTCCACGTTGATGTCCCGGGGCCGGAATCGACAGCCTCTGGTGTTAGGGGACAACGTTTTTGCAGACCTGGTGGGCAATTGGCTAGACTTGCCAGAACTGGAGAAGGGTGGGGAGAAGGGTGAGACTGGGGGGGCACGTGAACCCAAAGGAGAGAAAGGCCAGCCCCAGGAGCTGGGCCGCAGATTTGCCCTGACAGCAAACATCTTTAAGAAGTTCTTGCGTAGTGTGCGGCCTGACCGTGACCGGCTGCTGAAGGAGAAGCCAGGCTGGGTGACACCCATGGTCCCTGAGTCCCGAACCGGCCGCTCACAGAAGGTCAAGAAGCGGAGCCTTTCCAAGGGCTCTGGACATTTCCCCTTCCCAGGCACCGGGGAGCACAGGCGAGGGGAGAATCCCCCCACAAGCTGCCCTAAGGCCCTGGAGCACTCACCCTCAGGATTTGATATTAACACAGCTGTTTGGGTCTGAATcctagagacagaaagttgaCTGAGCCTGAAAGGGCCAGGTCCCAGTGCTGGGcccctggggaggagggagggcggGCGGTATGGCTCTCGAAAGCCCAACTCCAAGTTCCTTTCCCCCAGAAAGCGGGGAGAAGCCAGAGTTCTTGGCTCAGGACTGAAGGGAAGGTGGTTGGGAGAGGCTGTCTTGGGGGCTAGCTGGTGGAGGAGGTAAGAGTAGCTGGAGAGTGagctgtgcgtgtgtgtgtgtgtgtgcatgtgtgtgtctggcATGCACGCACTCACTTTGGGGCTGGAGGTGACAGTAGATGAGGGCAGAGGAGGAGATCAGAAAATCCCTCTGACATCTCCACTGCCCCCAAAGACCTCCGTTGAACATTCTGTATGGAAAAGAGCCCTGGAGCATCAGGTTCCCCAGATAGGCCCCCAAATAAAGACCTGTCTATGGCTCTCCCAACCTTCTGTCAGCTTCTTTGGGAAGACATTGCTCCAGGCACAGGGACTGAACCCCAGGCCTCCTGGGACTGGAGCAGCAGTGAGGCAAAACCCGACCCGCTAGCCCTTCCTGCCTTGGAGGTTTCAGTCCATACCTGGACTCTGAGAAAATGAGCTGAATAAGGAGTACAGTGTGTAAGGAGCAGCCAGGGAAGCCCTAGACACTCCCCGCGCCTCCCCCATGCACAGGGGAAGGATGTTGACATAGCACTGGGCTGTTTGAATGCCTTTTCATCTCCATGGTCTCATTTGAAAGTGAGCGAGGCAGGCAGGCATGatcccattttccagataaggaaacAAGCCTAGATATGCTACATGTCCAGGAACAACTGCAGCCAGGAGGCAGAACAGCCTAGGTCTAACTGCAGAGTAGAAGCTGGACCCTGGAGTTACCAACACTCCTCCCCAACAGTTCTTAGCGCCCcgcaggccgggcgctgtggctcacgcctgtaatcccagcactttgggagggcaaggcaggcggattacctggggtcaggagttcatgaccagcctgcccaacatggtgaaaccccgtctctactaaaaaaaaaacgtaaaaattagccgggcgtggtggcacacgcctgtaaacccagctacttgggaggctgcggcaggagaattgcttgagcccgggagagggaggttgcagtgagccgagatcatgccactgcactccagcctggctgacagagcaagactctgtctaaaaaaatatttaaaaaaaacagttcttAGGGCCCCATACCCCAcaacccctgtctcaaaaaaaataaaaaaaacagttcTTAGGGCCCCATACCCCACAACCCCTGTCTCCTGCACTTAACTCCCACCTGGGTCAGAGAACAGCCAATTCACCAGTGAGGTAGAAGTGAACCCAGAAGAAATAGCCActtgattttaaaattcctaGCTCCATTCCGTGGTCTCCTCCCCACTAGACACAGCAGTCCCAGGCCTCCTGTTCCCTCCTCACCTAGAGGCAGCCGGGACGGAGGGGGAAGGGCCAGGCAGCAGCTCAGCTCCGGCTTCTCTAAAGCCACTCTGGGCATGTGGCCCAGGAGGGCCACCTAGCGATCCAG
This genomic window contains:
- the INKA2 gene encoding PAK4-inhibitor INKA2 isoform X1, yielding MTTRGSRASLGAAVQPGVTMPSAALAGTRCVPASPSGCARVLCKHCGRVRLGRPARPPGRPAHWLKTAPLNSHWLSHFSLHPQHRPRAASRGGSDSESRARSAGSAPRCERYGRRGGEPARSAVSSGAGISPGHSLFEPNPTNGRMTMESREMDCYLRRLKQELMSMKEVGDGLQDQMNCMMGALQELKLLQVQTALEQLEISGGGPVPGSPEGPRTQCEHPCWEGGRGPARPTVCSPSSQPSLGSSTKFPSHRSVCGRDLAPLPRTQPHQSCAQQGPERVEPDDWTSTLMSRGRNRQPLVLGDNVFADLVGNWLDLPELEKGGEKGETGGAREPKGEKGQPQELGRRFALTANIFKKFLRSVRPDRDRLLKEKPGWVTPMVPESRTGRSQKVKKRSLSKGSGHFPFPGTGEHRRGENPPTSCPKALEHSPSGFDINTAVWV
- the INKA2 gene encoding PAK4-inhibitor INKA2 isoform X2; protein product: MRQLMSMKEVGDGLQDQMNCMMGALQELKLLQVQTALEQLEISGGGPVPGSPEGPRTQCEHPCWEGGRGPARPTVCSPSSQPSLGSSTKFPSHRSVCGRDLAPLPRTQPHQSCAQQGPERVEPDDWTSTLMSRGRNRQPLVLGDNVFADLVGNWLDLPELEKGGEKGETGGAREPKGEKGQPQELGRRFALTANIFKKFLRSVRPDRDRLLKEKPGWVTPMVPESRTGRSQKVKKRSLSKGSGHFPFPGTGEHRRGENPPTSCPKALEHSPSGFDINTAVWV